One window of the Haloarcula halobia genome contains the following:
- a CDS encoding succinylglutamate desuccinylase/aspartoacylase family protein: METFGTASAAPGDVDTGRLTVGETRDGSPVGLPVAVVNGAADGKRLYVQAASDGDELNGVGVVRRLLPRLDPADVSGTILVCGIVNYHAFQVAEHRNPIDDTKMNRAYPGDENGTSSERIAAATYDAAVSADLVVDLHQGSTSRMIDECRVRCGSRHHLHEECLELARVFGCGYILDQKGPDGQLARTAPDDGVPTIDPELGGAVGWDEDSIRAGVDGMFNVLRYYGFLDGQCRPRPQTRASGFEQYGSPVGGLVDFQADLGERVSHGQTLFEVTDVFGETKAEITADSAGIFWRSRRLPQVATGEYVCSVGTDVDTY, from the coding sequence ATGGAAACGTTCGGCACCGCCAGTGCTGCGCCTGGCGACGTGGACACGGGGCGCCTGACGGTCGGGGAGACGCGGGACGGGAGTCCCGTGGGCCTCCCGGTCGCCGTGGTCAACGGCGCCGCCGACGGGAAGCGACTCTACGTGCAGGCTGCGAGCGACGGCGACGAGTTGAACGGCGTCGGCGTCGTCCGGCGACTGCTCCCGCGACTCGACCCCGCCGACGTCTCGGGGACGATTCTCGTCTGTGGCATCGTCAACTACCACGCCTTCCAGGTCGCAGAGCACCGCAACCCCATCGACGACACGAAGATGAACCGGGCCTACCCGGGCGACGAGAACGGCACCTCGAGCGAGCGCATCGCCGCGGCCACCTACGACGCGGCGGTGAGTGCCGACCTGGTCGTCGACCTCCACCAGGGGTCGACCTCCCGGATGATAGACGAGTGTCGGGTCCGCTGTGGGTCGCGCCACCACCTCCACGAGGAGTGTCTCGAACTCGCACGGGTGTTTGGCTGCGGGTACATCTTAGACCAGAAGGGCCCCGACGGGCAGCTGGCCCGTACGGCCCCGGACGACGGTGTCCCCACCATCGACCCTGAACTGGGCGGGGCCGTCGGCTGGGACGAGGACTCCATCCGGGCCGGCGTCGATGGGATGTTCAACGTCCTGCGCTACTACGGCTTCCTCGACGGGCAGTGCCGGCCCCGGCCACAGACCCGCGCCAGCGGCTTCGAACAGTACGGCTCGCCGGTCGGCGGGCTCGTGGACTTCCAGGCCGACCTCGGCGAGCGCGTCTCGCACGGGCAGACGCTGTTCGAGGTGACCGACGTCTTCGGTGAGACGAAAGCCGAAATTACCGCTGACTCGGCGGGCATCTTCTGGCGCTCGCGGCGCCTCCCGCAGGTCGCGACCGGCGAGTACGTCTGTTCGGTCGGGACCGACGTGGATACGTACTGA
- a CDS encoding potassium channel family protein — MDPTVSVEYEPVSVKAVLAEMKDTAELLIDLSYSAVLLGSDDVAAEVLELESKMDVLQMRARMSMLMACRSTDDAEALAPVLGMVGAAEKISDAAGDIAKVVLEDIGLPESMRAALPEAVETLVRATVAPDSPLTGETLGALNLETNTGVRVIAIRRQGTWLFNPDRETSLLADDVVLFRGPESGVTDVYREATGGDYDPPDPPAAGLQDLERAVDSIVVMKDMGELAVDLAYGAVLFDSTEVAEEVMELEAEVDALQSRFEVWVLRAAADIDDPVSLRGLVHLARSTEVISDAAQEISEGVMRGLSTHPVVAEAVQESDEIIVRTTVTADSTLAGTTIGDAAVKTATGMRIIAIRRAGESARTGREDADWVVSPGPETPLRAGDVLIAKGTRSGSERLTDLAGQ; from the coding sequence GCCGAGATGAAAGACACCGCGGAGCTGCTCATCGACCTCTCGTACTCGGCGGTGCTGCTCGGGAGCGACGACGTGGCCGCCGAGGTGCTGGAACTGGAGTCGAAGATGGACGTCCTCCAGATGCGCGCCCGGATGAGCATGCTGATGGCGTGTCGGTCGACCGACGACGCCGAGGCACTGGCGCCGGTGCTGGGGATGGTCGGCGCCGCCGAGAAGATAAGCGACGCCGCCGGCGACATCGCGAAGGTGGTCTTGGAGGACATCGGCCTGCCGGAATCCATGCGGGCGGCCCTCCCCGAGGCTGTAGAGACACTGGTCCGGGCGACCGTCGCCCCCGACTCGCCGCTGACCGGCGAGACGCTGGGGGCGCTGAACCTAGAGACGAACACGGGCGTGCGCGTCATCGCCATCCGGCGCCAGGGGACGTGGTTGTTCAACCCCGACCGCGAGACGTCCCTCCTGGCCGACGACGTGGTGCTCTTCCGGGGGCCCGAGAGCGGCGTCACCGACGTCTACCGCGAGGCGACCGGCGGCGACTACGACCCGCCAGACCCGCCGGCTGCGGGCCTGCAGGACCTGGAGCGGGCCGTCGACTCTATCGTCGTGATGAAGGACATGGGCGAGCTCGCCGTCGACCTGGCCTACGGCGCGGTGCTGTTCGACAGCACGGAGGTCGCCGAGGAGGTCATGGAACTGGAGGCGGAGGTCGACGCCCTGCAATCGCGGTTCGAGGTGTGGGTGCTCCGGGCGGCCGCCGACATCGACGACCCCGTCTCGCTGCGGGGGCTGGTCCACCTGGCCCGGTCGACGGAGGTCATCTCCGACGCCGCCCAGGAGATAAGCGAGGGCGTGATGCGGGGCCTCTCGACCCACCCGGTCGTCGCCGAGGCCGTCCAGGAGTCCGACGAGATAATCGTGCGGACGACGGTCACCGCCGACAGCACCCTCGCGGGCACCACCATCGGGGACGCCGCGGTGAAGACGGCGACGGGGATGCGAATCATCGCCATCCGGCGGGCCGGCGAGAGCGCCCGGACCGGCCGCGAGGACGCCGACTGGGTCGTCTCGCCGGGGCCGGAGACGCCGCTGCGAGCGGGGGACGTCCTCATCGCGAAGGGGACCCGCTCGGGGTCAGAGCGCCTGACCGATCTGGCCGGCCAGTAG
- a CDS encoding translation initiation factor IF-2 subunit gamma, protein MTSNNQPEVNIGLVGHVDHGKTTLVQALSGEWTDQHSEEMKRGISIRLGYADATFRRCPEAEEPEAFTVEEHCEDHDVDTEHLRTVSFVDAPGHETLMATMLSGAAIMDGAVLVISATEPVPQAQTEEHLSALDIIGIDNIVIAQNKVDLVDAERAKQNYEQIKEFVAGTVAEDAPIVPISAGQEANVDLLIDAIEREIPTPERDPDADARMMVARSFDINRPGTTWEDLMGGVLGGSLVRGQLEADDEIELRPGREVEEGGQSEWRPVTTEVRSLQSGGEFVDTVTPGGLLGVGTGLDPSITKGDALAGQVAGPPGSLPPTHEQFTMDVDLLERIVGDDGGEVEEISTGEPLMLTIGTATTVGAVTSAREGECELSLKRPVCAEAGAKIAINRRVGARWRLIGVGTLRG, encoded by the coding sequence ATGACATCGAACAACCAACCGGAGGTGAACATCGGACTCGTCGGCCACGTCGACCACGGCAAGACGACGCTCGTCCAGGCCCTGTCCGGCGAGTGGACCGACCAGCACTCCGAGGAGATGAAGCGCGGGATCTCTATCCGGCTCGGCTACGCCGACGCCACCTTCCGTCGCTGTCCCGAGGCCGAGGAGCCCGAGGCGTTCACCGTCGAGGAACACTGCGAGGACCACGACGTCGACACCGAGCACCTCCGGACGGTGTCGTTCGTCGACGCCCCCGGCCACGAGACGCTGATGGCGACGATGCTCTCCGGGGCGGCCATCATGGACGGAGCTGTTCTGGTCATCTCCGCGACCGAACCCGTCCCGCAGGCCCAGACCGAAGAGCACCTCAGCGCGCTGGACATCATCGGCATCGACAACATCGTCATCGCCCAGAACAAGGTCGACCTCGTCGACGCCGAGCGGGCGAAACAGAACTACGAGCAGATCAAGGAGTTCGTCGCGGGGACCGTCGCCGAGGACGCACCCATCGTCCCCATCAGCGCCGGCCAGGAGGCCAACGTCGACCTGCTCATCGACGCCATCGAGCGCGAGATTCCCACGCCCGAACGCGACCCGGACGCCGACGCCCGGATGATGGTCGCCCGGTCGTTCGACATCAACCGGCCCGGCACCACCTGGGAGGACCTCATGGGCGGCGTCCTCGGGGGGTCGCTGGTCCGCGGACAGCTGGAGGCCGACGACGAGATCGAACTGCGCCCGGGCCGCGAGGTCGAGGAGGGCGGCCAGTCCGAGTGGCGCCCCGTCACCACGGAGGTCCGCTCGCTGCAGTCGGGCGGGGAGTTCGTCGACACGGTCACGCCCGGTGGCCTGCTCGGCGTCGGCACCGGCCTGGACCCCTCCATCACGAAGGGCGACGCGCTGGCCGGCCAGGTCGCCGGCCCGCCCGGCAGTCTCCCGCCGACTCACGAGCAGTTCACGATGGACGTCGACCTGCTCGAGCGCATCGTCGGCGACGACGGCGGCGAGGTCGAGGAGATCTCGACCGGGGAACCGCTGATGCTCACCATCGGCACGGCGACGACGGTCGGCGCGGTCACCAGCGCCCGTGAGGGCGAGTGCGAGCTCTCGCTCAAGCGCCCGGTCTGTGCCGAAGCAGGCGCGAAGATCGCCATCAACCGCCGTGTCGGCGCGCGCTGGCGGCTCATCGGCGTCGGCACGCTGCGGGGATGA
- a CDS encoding thiolase family protein, translating to MPTPVIVGAVRTPQGKEDGAFADVRSEDLSIPLVDQLLADTGVEPAAVDDLLWGCAQQRGEQGNNLARVVALLSELGEDVPGATVNRWCASSAEALMRAADAISAGQREVLIAGGVESMSRVKMGENTHNVHPRIAEHYNIGELQMGMTAETVAEEKGIDRQRQDEYALRSHERAADATDSDRFSEEIVPIETDEGIVAEDEGIRRDTTLEKLASLPTVFKSDGTVTPGNASQVSDGAAGLLVTTREFAQQRGLDVLAEIGAHEVVGVDPTVMGIGPVPAVRKLGERVGRDPSEYDLVELNEAFASQSLYCKDELGFDDEIFNVNGGAIAIGHPLGASGARLPVTLVHEMNRRGADLGLATECVGFGQGAAIEFHRP from the coding sequence ATGCCAACACCTGTCATCGTCGGGGCGGTCCGGACACCGCAGGGGAAAGAGGACGGCGCGTTCGCGGACGTCCGCAGCGAGGACCTCTCGATACCGCTCGTGGACCAGTTGCTCGCAGACACCGGCGTCGAACCGGCCGCGGTCGACGACCTGCTGTGGGGGTGTGCCCAGCAGCGCGGCGAACAGGGCAACAACCTAGCCCGCGTCGTCGCCCTGCTCTCCGAACTGGGCGAGGACGTCCCCGGCGCCACGGTCAACCGCTGGTGTGCCTCCTCCGCTGAGGCGCTGATGCGGGCGGCCGACGCCATCTCGGCCGGACAGCGTGAGGTGCTGATAGCCGGCGGCGTCGAGTCGATGTCCCGCGTGAAGATGGGCGAGAACACCCACAACGTCCACCCGCGCATCGCCGAGCACTACAACATCGGCGAGCTCCAGATGGGGATGACCGCCGAGACGGTCGCCGAGGAGAAGGGGATCGACCGACAGCGCCAGGACGAGTACGCGCTGCGCAGTCACGAACGGGCCGCCGACGCGACGGACTCGGACCGCTTTTCCGAGGAGATCGTCCCCATCGAGACCGACGAGGGCATCGTCGCCGAGGACGAGGGCATCCGCCGGGACACGACGCTCGAGAAACTCGCCTCGCTCCCGACCGTCTTCAAGTCCGACGGGACGGTCACCCCCGGGAACGCCTCACAGGTCTCCGACGGCGCCGCGGGCCTGCTGGTCACGACCCGCGAGTTCGCCCAGCAACGCGGCCTCGACGTGCTCGCGGAGATCGGCGCCCACGAGGTCGTCGGCGTCGACCCGACGGTGATGGGCATCGGGCCGGTCCCCGCGGTCCGCAAACTGGGCGAGCGCGTCGGCCGCGACCCGTCGGAGTACGACCTGGTCGAGCTGAACGAGGCCTTCGCTTCGCAGTCTCTCTACTGCAAGGACGAGCTGGGTTTCGACGACGAGATATTCAACGTCAACGGTGGCGCCATCGCCATCGGCCACCCGCTGGGGGCGTCCGGGGCACGCCTGCCGGTGACGCTCGTCCACGAGATGAACCGGCGCGGCGCCGACCTGGGCCTGGCGACGGAGTGTGTCGGCTTCGGGCAGGGCGCGGCGATCGAGTTCCACCGGCCCTAG
- a CDS encoding MBL fold metallo-hydrolase, whose protein sequence is MEVTLLGTGDTTGTPTVGCDCDTCERARDPDADLREGVRERGLDPDSVERSRFSVYVEHAETGQSLLVDVSPDFRHQFLREGVALPDAAVVTHVHFDHLDGLGNAYRLFEDLPVYAADETDPVTGESVAEGVRNRYDYLDTVSVHPRTPYDPFTAAGFEVTLVPVEHPPLLCYGLRIAEPETGAVLAISGDTCFEIPDRSREVLTGADLALVEGLIHPEACESHPAGGAHHDDAGVPRTFGTKHMTLRGSRDFAVAIDPAEYRIVHTAHYVPADQAYADDIALDGERFSLGE, encoded by the coding sequence ATGGAGGTCACGCTACTGGGAACGGGCGACACGACGGGCACGCCGACGGTCGGCTGTGACTGTGACACCTGTGAACGGGCGCGCGACCCCGACGCCGACCTGCGCGAGGGGGTGCGCGAGCGCGGCCTCGACCCGGATTCCGTCGAGCGCTCGCGCTTTTCGGTCTACGTCGAACACGCCGAGACCGGCCAGTCGCTGCTCGTCGACGTCAGCCCCGACTTCCGCCACCAGTTCCTCCGCGAGGGGGTCGCCCTGCCCGACGCGGCCGTCGTCACCCACGTCCACTTCGACCACCTCGACGGCCTGGGCAACGCCTACCGCCTGTTCGAGGACCTGCCGGTGTACGCCGCCGACGAGACCGACCCGGTCACCGGCGAGAGCGTCGCCGAAGGCGTCCGGAACCGGTATGACTACCTCGACACCGTCTCGGTCCACCCCCGGACCCCCTACGACCCCTTCACCGCTGCCGGCTTCGAGGTGACGCTCGTCCCCGTCGAACACCCGCCGCTCTTGTGTTACGGCCTCCGCATCGCGGAACCGGAGACTGGCGCCGTCCTCGCTATCTCCGGGGACACCTGCTTCGAGATTCCCGACCGCTCCCGCGAGGTGCTGACCGGTGCCGACCTCGCGCTCGTGGAAGGACTCATCCACCCCGAGGCCTGCGAGTCCCACCCTGCCGGCGGTGCCCACCACGACGACGCGGGCGTCCCCCGGACCTTCGGGACCAAGCACATGACCCTGCGAGGCTCACGGGACTTCGCTGTGGCCATCGACCCCGCGGAGTACCGCATCGTCCACACCGCCCACTACGTCCCCGCCGACCAGGCCTACGCCGACGACATCGCCCTCGACGGCGAGCGCTTCTCGCTCGGCGAGTAG
- a CDS encoding PIN domain-containing protein, whose product MIVLDTNALMMPVECDVRVFEELDRLAADGEYAVPEAVVEELEKLADGAGMEATAASVGRDLLDRVAVVETAADYADDAVVELATRDAATHAVTNDAPLRRRLLDAGVPVISLRGRNKLGITQP is encoded by the coding sequence ATGATAGTGCTGGACACGAACGCGCTGATGATGCCGGTCGAGTGCGACGTCAGAGTCTTCGAGGAACTCGACCGACTCGCCGCCGACGGCGAGTACGCCGTCCCCGAGGCGGTCGTCGAGGAACTCGAGAAACTGGCCGACGGCGCCGGGATGGAGGCGACGGCGGCGTCGGTCGGCCGGGACCTCCTCGACCGCGTCGCCGTGGTCGAGACAGCGGCCGACTACGCCGACGACGCGGTGGTGGAACTGGCGACGCGCGACGCGGCGACACACGCGGTCACGAACGACGCGCCCCTCAGACGGCGCCTGCTCGACGCGGGCGTTCCAGTAATTAGTTTAAGGGGCCGGAACAAACTGGGTATCACTCAACCATAA
- a CDS encoding pyridoxamine 5'-phosphate oxidase family protein: protein MPMDSLEAAGLTEMDDTEIEDFLSSQRFGVLGLPAAAAPYLVPISFGYADGVLYFTFIGGPESEKRVLMTDAELATFLVLDVASMFSWESVALTGRPERVPESEWEDIADVLDGVWRPEVFAAALESEDIAIFRFDVEERSGIRHTGLPEGFRNF from the coding sequence ATGCCGATGGACTCTCTTGAGGCGGCCGGACTCACGGAGATGGACGATACGGAGATCGAGGATTTCCTGTCGAGTCAGCGCTTCGGCGTGCTCGGCCTCCCGGCGGCGGCGGCCCCGTACCTGGTGCCGATATCGTTCGGCTACGCCGACGGCGTGCTCTACTTCACGTTCATCGGCGGTCCGGAGAGCGAGAAGCGGGTCCTGATGACGGACGCCGAGCTGGCCACGTTCCTCGTCCTGGACGTCGCCTCGATGTTCAGCTGGGAGAGCGTGGCCCTGACCGGGCGGCCCGAACGCGTCCCGGAGTCCGAGTGGGAGGACATAGCCGACGTCCTCGACGGGGTCTGGCGCCCGGAGGTGTTCGCGGCCGCCCTGGAGTCCGAGGACATCGCCATCTTCCGGTTCGACGTCGAGGAGCGAAGCGGCATCAGACACACGGGTCTGCCGGAGGGGTTCCGGAACTTCTGA
- a CDS encoding DUF5787 family protein has protein sequence MREFGFELALCAHLEREGHLVSRQLGGHVHGRRVLDTVVVEPGPEFAERAAITPERIPTAAIESDVGPGRARYWKSAFDCHPDRAERAVELAVERGFFERERRGGRTYVRQTTRYPNWIGRITAIENKPDLDRPGDLETQLRTDVSLGLVDRVVLATADYVTGAHLNRIPEAVGVWRFDPDSGDREVVRESAPLPADAGGVELLEEHPLRTDVRVVTAAETARARRRLAERAYAKGWRSFDYPDCTRCRPDADGLPHCAWKGRPVRESEACGPDCGGYDPGEAPTVDGDALRAERTPWERDPAGRRRRQSGLDRFR, from the coding sequence GTGCGAGAGTTCGGGTTCGAACTGGCGCTGTGTGCCCACCTCGAGCGGGAGGGCCACCTCGTGAGCCGTCAACTGGGCGGGCACGTCCACGGCCGGCGAGTCCTCGACACCGTCGTCGTCGAACCCGGCCCCGAGTTCGCCGAGCGGGCGGCCATCACCCCCGAGCGCATCCCGACGGCGGCAATCGAGAGCGACGTGGGCCCCGGCCGGGCCCGCTACTGGAAGTCGGCCTTCGACTGCCACCCCGACCGGGCCGAGCGGGCCGTCGAACTGGCCGTCGAACGTGGCTTCTTCGAGCGCGAGCGCCGCGGCGGGCGCACCTACGTCCGCCAGACCACCCGATATCCGAACTGGATCGGGCGCATCACCGCCATCGAGAACAAGCCCGACCTCGACCGGCCGGGCGACCTCGAGACCCAGTTGCGGACCGACGTCTCGCTGGGCCTGGTCGACCGGGTGGTGCTGGCGACGGCCGACTACGTCACCGGCGCGCACCTGAACCGCATCCCCGAGGCGGTCGGTGTCTGGCGGTTCGACCCCGACAGCGGCGACCGGGAGGTCGTTCGCGAGTCGGCGCCGCTGCCGGCCGACGCGGGCGGCGTCGAACTCCTCGAGGAGCACCCGCTCCGGACCGACGTGCGGGTCGTCACGGCCGCCGAGACGGCCCGCGCCCGCCGTCGGCTGGCCGAGCGCGCCTACGCGAAGGGGTGGCGGAGTTTCGACTACCCGGACTGCACCCGGTGTCGCCCCGACGCCGACGGCCTGCCCCACTGTGCCTGGAAGGGGCGGCCCGTCCGGGAAAGCGAGGCGTGCGGACCGGACTGCGGGGGCTACGACCCCGGCGAGGCCCCGACGGTGGACGGCGACGCCCTGCGCGCCGAGCGGACGCCCTGGGAGCGTGACCCGGCGGGGCGACGGCGCCGGCAGAGCGGCCTGGACCGGTTTCGCTGA
- a CDS encoding DUF7536 family protein has product MSDPDGQRQSGKAAMVTALNVPRNAKVGFAGALVVTAAIFALFVLPGTQRPAYLYLALGFVLAASLGGLLTVLLTVVSAVRLARADAP; this is encoded by the coding sequence GTGTCAGATCCCGACGGACAGCGACAGAGCGGCAAGGCCGCCATGGTCACGGCGCTGAACGTCCCCCGGAACGCGAAGGTCGGCTTCGCGGGCGCGCTGGTAGTGACAGCCGCGATATTCGCGCTTTTCGTCCTGCCGGGGACCCAGCGGCCGGCCTACCTCTATCTCGCGCTGGGGTTCGTCCTCGCCGCCTCCCTGGGCGGACTGCTGACGGTGCTTCTGACCGTCGTCTCGGCTGTCAGACTCGCCCGGGCGGACGCCCCCTGA
- a CDS encoding ATP-binding protein — protein sequence MSNPELDVVEFLLTTTLYTERRELDPDDLPAAYRAAFWSDGTIERPLSATTTTASEATGVERPWDAVSGLMFTDRDDFSGTLSFTDRDMAKQWFLDRVDADRIGRNPVLAAAYEDEVEGVDYETARAQNRPSRADRAFIDAMLEEAFDTDDEDDESMLDLVDVRAPEEVEMTLNDLVLTADQEGEIQKIVKAIEHRDYLARIGLREIGKLLFVGPPGTGKTSVARALAHDLDLPFVEVKLSMITSQYLGETAKNVEKVFEVAKRLSPCILFMDEFDFVAKTRSSDEHAAIKRAVNTLLKSIDEISLIQDEVLLIGATNHPDQLDAAAWRRFDEIVNFPKPDRGMRADILRIVTREMDILDFEPTKLADMTEGLTGSDLRLVLREAVLEALTEERTTLTQQDLEDAIVDFEERDNLKNMDMIDGDHDALVAGGDFSEEADAASDGGHSHDHDH from the coding sequence ATGAGCAATCCGGAACTGGACGTCGTCGAGTTCCTGCTGACGACGACACTCTACACCGAGCGACGGGAGCTCGACCCCGACGACCTGCCGGCGGCCTACCGGGCGGCGTTCTGGAGCGACGGGACCATCGAGCGCCCCCTCTCGGCGACGACGACGACCGCCAGCGAGGCGACCGGCGTCGAACGCCCCTGGGACGCCGTCTCTGGACTGATGTTCACCGACCGCGACGACTTCTCGGGGACCCTCTCGTTTACCGACCGCGACATGGCCAAGCAGTGGTTCTTAGACCGGGTCGACGCCGACCGCATCGGGCGGAACCCGGTGCTCGCGGCGGCCTACGAGGACGAGGTCGAGGGCGTCGACTACGAGACCGCCCGCGCCCAGAATCGCCCCTCGCGCGCCGACCGGGCGTTCATCGACGCGATGCTCGAGGAGGCGTTCGACACCGACGACGAGGACGACGAGTCGATGCTGGACCTCGTGGACGTGCGCGCCCCCGAGGAGGTCGAGATGACGCTGAACGACCTGGTGCTCACGGCGGACCAGGAAGGGGAGATCCAGAAGATCGTCAAGGCCATCGAACACCGCGACTACCTCGCCCGCATCGGCCTGCGCGAGATCGGGAAACTCCTCTTTGTCGGCCCGCCGGGCACCGGCAAGACGAGCGTCGCCCGCGCGCTGGCCCACGATCTGGACCTCCCGTTCGTCGAGGTCAAGCTGTCGATGATCACCAGCCAGTACCTCGGCGAGACGGCGAAGAACGTCGAGAAGGTCTTCGAGGTGGCCAAACGCCTCTCGCCGTGTATCCTCTTCATGGACGAGTTCGACTTCGTCGCGAAGACCCGCTCGTCGGACGAACACGCCGCGATCAAGCGCGCGGTCAACACCCTGCTCAAGAGCATCGACGAGATCTCGCTCATCCAGGACGAGGTGCTCCTGATCGGCGCGACCAACCACCCCGACCAGCTCGACGCCGCGGCCTGGCGGCGCTTCGACGAGATCGTCAACTTCCCCAAGCCCGACCGCGGGATGCGCGCGGACATCCTGCGCATCGTCACCCGCGAGATGGACATCCTCGACTTCGAACCGACGAAGCTCGCGGACATGACCGAGGGGCTCACCGGCAGCGACCTCCGCCTGGTCCTCCGGGAAGCTGTCCTCGAGGCGCTGACCGAGGAGCGGACGACGCTCACCCAGCAGGACCTCGAGGACGCCATCGTCGACTTCGAGGAGCGGGACAACCTCAAGAACATGGACATGATCGACGGCGACCACGACGCCCTGGTGGCCGGCGGCGACTTCTCCGAGGAGGCCGACGCCGCCTCCGACGGCGGCCACAGCCACGACCACGACCACTGA